The Candidatus Thermokryptus mobilis genome contains a region encoding:
- a CDS encoding DoxX family protein — MARISSIALSLLRFATGLMLALFHGLGKVNGALGFFFGDKEWRFIQTVANLGFPAPVVFASLSALAEFVGGLLLAVGLFTRYVSAFIAINMAVAVYSNLVNNTKYELALLYFLISLVYLFKSGEGISLDNFIRRGKI, encoded by the coding sequence ATGGCGAGGATTTCTTCAATAGCTCTATCGTTGCTTCGGTTTGCTACTGGTTTAATGCTTGCGCTTTTTCACGGTCTTGGGAAAGTTAACGGTGCGCTTGGTTTCTTCTTTGGAGATAAGGAATGGCGCTTCATTCAAACTGTTGCAAATCTTGGTTTCCCAGCCCCGGTTGTTTTCGCTTCTCTTTCAGCTTTAGCTGAATTTGTCGGTGGTTTGCTTCTCGCTGTGGGACTTTTCACAAGATATGTATCCGCATTTATCGCTATAAATATGGCTGTTGCAGTTTATAGTAATCTCGTTAATAACACTAAATATGAGCTTGCACTTTTGTATTTCTTGATATCGCTTGTCTATCTATTTAAAAGTGGTGAGGGAATTTCCCTTGATAATTTCATAAGGAGGGGAAAAATCTGA
- a CDS encoding anaerobic glycerol-3-phosphate dehydrogenase subunit C: MVFDLKDPKFWDEEALLKEMHRIFDICNGCRLCYNLCPSFEFLFKKIDETDNLDDLTKEDYFKVVELCYDCKLCFPKCPYTPPHHYELDFPRLMLRAKAVKAKKEGIPLRDKILGQADLIGKLGSKFAGLINLANRLKVSRILMEKILGIHRERNLPEYHSETFERWFKRYSKQNGKEEKGTKKVVLFYTCTVNYNEPELGKAIVKVLEHNNIDVVVPEQKCCGMPFLDGGDINSAIKSATFNVKSLVNFVKQGFDVVVPAPTCSYMLKQEYPMLLPDDENAKLVSQHTYDISEYLMKIHREGKLKTDFKNPQGKIIYHLPCHLKAQNIGYKSRDLLELIPGTEVEMIQRCSGHDGTWSMKKEFFEMSMRVGKPIFDKVNQDDSGSSVCSDCLLAQLQIEKGTGKKGLHPIQILYNAYGLNEEK; this comes from the coding sequence ATGGTCTTTGATTTAAAAGACCCCAAGTTTTGGGATGAAGAAGCACTTTTAAAGGAGATGCATAGAATTTTTGATATCTGTAATGGTTGTCGTCTTTGTTACAATCTTTGTCCGTCATTTGAGTTTTTATTTAAAAAGATTGATGAAACCGACAATCTTGATGATTTAACAAAAGAGGATTATTTCAAAGTCGTTGAACTTTGTTATGATTGTAAACTTTGTTTCCCTAAGTGTCCGTATACACCACCGCATCACTACGAGCTTGATTTCCCGAGGTTGATGTTAAGGGCAAAAGCTGTGAAAGCGAAGAAAGAAGGGATTCCATTGCGTGATAAAATTCTTGGGCAAGCAGATTTGATAGGGAAACTTGGGAGTAAATTTGCGGGTTTGATCAATCTTGCGAACAGATTAAAAGTTAGCAGAATTTTAATGGAAAAGATACTTGGTATCCACAGGGAGAGGAATTTACCTGAATATCATAGCGAAACATTTGAAAGGTGGTTTAAGAGATATTCAAAGCAAAATGGAAAGGAAGAGAAAGGAACAAAGAAAGTTGTTCTCTTTTACACTTGCACCGTTAATTACAATGAACCCGAACTTGGAAAAGCGATTGTTAAAGTTTTAGAACATAATAATATTGATGTTGTAGTTCCAGAGCAAAAATGTTGCGGTATGCCTTTTCTTGATGGCGGTGATATTAATTCAGCGATAAAGAGTGCAACTTTTAATGTTAAGTCGCTTGTGAATTTCGTAAAACAAGGTTTTGATGTCGTTGTTCCAGCGCCAACTTGCAGTTATATGTTGAAGCAGGAATATCCGATGTTGCTGCCGGATGATGAAAATGCAAAATTGGTTTCTCAACATACCTATGATATTTCTGAGTATTTGATGAAAATTCACCGAGAAGGAAAGTTAAAGACCGACTTTAAGAACCCACAAGGGAAGATTATTTATCATTTACCCTGTCATCTGAAAGCACAGAATATAGGTTACAAGTCAAGGGATTTACTTGAGTTGATACCTGGAACAGAGGTTGAAATGATTCAGAGATGCTCTGGTCACGACGGAACTTGGAGTATGAAGAAGGAATTTTTTGAGATGTCAATGCGTGTTGGGAAGCCAATTTTTGATAAGGTTAATCAAGATGATTCCGGTTCATCGGTTTGTTCTGATTGCTTGTTAGCACAATTGCAGATTGAAAAAGGAACTGGAAAGAAGGGTTTACATCCAATACAAATTCTTTACAACGCATATGGTTTAAATGAGGAAAAATAA
- a CDS encoding rubrerythrin family protein — MAKSLAGTKTLENLKAGFAGESQANRRYLYFARQADIEGYPDIAGVFRDTAEGETGHAFGHFDFLRQYGAGDPVTGEPVGDTISNLKSAIAGETYEYTEMYPGFAKTAREEGFDDIAEWFETLARAEKSHAGRFQKALESLTGGSK; from the coding sequence ATGGCAAAATCACTTGCTGGAACAAAGACGCTTGAGAATTTGAAGGCTGGATTTGCCGGTGAATCCCAAGCGAACAGGCGTTATCTTTATTTTGCAAGACAAGCAGACATTGAGGGGTATCCCGATATTGCAGGTGTCTTTAGAGACACGGCAGAGGGTGAGACCGGACACGCTTTTGGGCATTTTGACTTTTTAAGGCAGTATGGTGCTGGGGATCCGGTGACAGGCGAGCCAGTCGGTGATACAATTTCAAATCTTAAATCTGCCATAGCAGGCGAAACATATGAATATACGGAGATGTATCCTGGGTTTGCGAAGACAGCACGGGAGGAAGGATTTGATGATATCGCTGAGTGGTTTGAAACACTCGCCAGAGCTGAGAAATCCCATGCTGGTAGATTCCAAAAGGCGCTTGAAAGCTTGACTGGTGGTAGCAAGTAA
- a CDS encoding glycerophosphodiester phosphodiesterase: MKSEEVFRSFFKTKSSLVIAHRGYSKIAPENTISAFKLAVRFKADMIELDVRITKDGTPVIIHDSKVDRTTNGTGRVKNFYLWVLRELDAGSWFDHKYIGEKIPTLKEVFDAVGGKIPINIEIKSASIKDKLTEKVLAVIYENEIADNVLISSFDPRVLKNVRKLTDEIPTGFLYHYPIYFNPVRTLLNLGANVLIHNYKFTTPKLVEKLHNAGFKIFVYTVNSPNHILKMLEIGVDGIITDDVKLTRRILNSFNQT, translated from the coding sequence ATGAAATCCGAAGAGGTTTTCAGAAGTTTCTTCAAAACGAAATCATCTCTCGTTATCGCTCATCGTGGTTATTCAAAAATCGCTCCCGAAAATACAATTTCAGCTTTTAAACTCGCGGTTCGTTTTAAAGCAGATATGATTGAACTTGATGTCAGAATCACAAAAGACGGTACGCCTGTTATAATCCATGACTCAAAAGTTGATAGAACGACAAATGGGACTGGAAGGGTCAAAAACTTTTACCTTTGGGTTCTCCGCGAACTTGACGCAGGGAGTTGGTTTGACCATAAGTATATCGGTGAAAAAATCCCCACCCTTAAGGAGGTTTTTGACGCTGTCGGTGGGAAAATCCCAATCAACATTGAAATTAAAAGCGCAAGCATCAAAGATAAGCTTACCGAGAAAGTACTAGCTGTGATTTATGAGAATGAAATCGCTGATAATGTCTTGATCAGCTCTTTTGATCCAAGGGTTTTGAAAAATGTCAGAAAACTCACAGACGAAATCCCAACGGGATTTCTTTATCATTATCCAATTTATTTTAACCCCGTCAGAACCCTTTTAAATCTCGGTGCGAATGTTCTGATACATAATTACAAATTCACAACACCCAAACTCGTTGAAAAGCTTCACAACGCTGGGTTTAAGATATTTGTCTACACTGTTAACAGCCCCAATCACATCTTGAAAATGCTTGAAATCGGCGTTGACGGCATAATAACTGACGATGTCAAATTAACGAGGCGAATTTTAAACTCATTTAATCAAACTTAA
- a CDS encoding DUF3501 family protein, which yields MRKVELTEVKNIYEYEKIRDDFRKYIIELKKRRRISVGDRVTLVFENHDTVLFQIQEMMRAERMVDDDEIKFEVETYNQLIPEKDELSATLFIEVDDPKLLRPVLDSFIGLDRGNHVYLQIGDKHKIYAQFEEGHSKEDRISAVHFIKFKFTPEQINDFKDFRNDVKVVIDHQNYKAEAVMSNEMRQELIKDFDSD from the coding sequence ATGAGAAAAGTTGAACTTACGGAAGTGAAAAACATATATGAGTATGAGAAGATCAGAGATGATTTCAGGAAGTATATAATTGAGTTGAAAAAAAGACGCAGAATCTCCGTCGGTGATAGAGTTACGCTTGTGTTTGAAAATCACGACACGGTTCTTTTTCAGATCCAAGAGATGATGAGGGCAGAGAGAATGGTGGATGACGACGAGATAAAATTTGAGGTTGAGACATATAATCAGCTTATACCTGAAAAAGATGAGTTAAGCGCTACATTGTTTATAGAGGTTGACGATCCGAAGCTACTCCGTCCAGTCCTTGATAGTTTTATAGGGCTTGACCGAGGTAATCATGTGTATTTGCAGATTGGGGATAAACATAAAATTTATGCTCAGTTTGAGGAGGGGCATAGCAAAGAAGATAGGATAAGCGCTGTTCATTTTATTAAGTTCAAATTTACGCCCGAACAGATAAATGACTTTAAGGACTTTAGAAATGATGTCAAAGTGGTCATAGATCATCAAAATTACAAGGCGGAAGCGGTTATGAGCAATGAAATGAGGCAGGAATTGATAAAGGATTTTGACTCAGATTAA
- the acnA gene encoding aconitate hydratase AcnA encodes MTHPFKESISTINIGRRKLKIFNLTWLEQQGLVNLSKLPYTIRILLENMVRNCDNYLVTEEDVKTVAGWKPKPELKEIPYMPARVLLQDFTGVPCVVDLASMRDAVKKLGKDPKIINPLKPVDLVIDHSVQVEYFGTSYAFDWNVKREFELNRERYVLLKWAQKSFKNFRVVPPGTGIIHQVNLEYLSSVVRVEDGFAFPDTLVGTDSHTTMINGIGVLGWGVGGIEAEAVMLGQPYYITVPEVIGVKLTGELPEGATATDLVLTVTNVLRKKGVVEKFVEFFGPGVSKLSAADRATIANMAPEYGATCGFFPIDDETLKYLKLTGRENLAKIVEVYAKEQFLFRYEDSPIPEYTDVVEIDMSQIEPTLAGPSRPQDKVLLKDIKVHFEKVLKENYKVDSEPRKSVEIFYRGNKVELTHGSIAIAAITSCTNTSNPTILIGAGLLAKKAIEKGLTVKPYVKTSLAPGSRVVTEYLQKAGLMPYLESLGFHLVGYGCTTCIGNSGPLPEPISKAISENNLIVCAVLSGNRNFEARIHPLVKANYLASPILVVAYAIAGRIDIDFNTEPIGYDPNGNPVYLKDIWPSQEEIKETIEKVLEPKLFKKKYADIFDGTEYWKEINVKDSELFEWDINSTYIQNPPFFENLTLEPQPPSDIVNAYCLAVFGDSITTDHISPAGSISENSPAGKYLIERGVPKSEFNTFGARRGAHEVMMRGTFGNVRIKNLMTPEVEGGWTIYIPTGEKMFIYDAAMKYKKENRPLIVIAGKEYGTGSSRDWAAKGTYLLGVKAVLAESFERIHRSNLVGMGVLPLQFKEGENRETLGLTGFEEYTIEGIAEGLYPRKILKVTARSKDGQSKTFEVIARLDTPVEVEYYINGGIMQTVLRKLIKD; translated from the coding sequence ATGACACACCCATTTAAAGAATCAATAAGCACGATAAACATCGGTAGAAGGAAATTGAAAATTTTCAATCTTACCTGGCTTGAACAGCAAGGGCTTGTCAATCTTTCAAAACTCCCTTATACGATAAGAATACTGCTTGAAAACATGGTCAGAAATTGCGATAATTATCTCGTCACAGAGGAGGATGTTAAAACTGTAGCTGGGTGGAAGCCGAAACCGGAGTTAAAAGAAATTCCTTATATGCCTGCAAGGGTTTTGCTTCAGGATTTTACAGGTGTTCCTTGCGTCGTTGACCTTGCTTCAATGAGAGATGCTGTTAAGAAACTTGGGAAAGACCCTAAAATTATAAACCCGCTTAAACCAGTTGACCTTGTCATTGATCACTCAGTTCAAGTTGAATATTTTGGCACATCTTATGCTTTTGATTGGAATGTAAAAAGGGAGTTTGAACTTAACAGAGAAAGGTATGTGCTTTTGAAGTGGGCTCAGAAATCGTTCAAGAATTTCAGGGTTGTTCCCCCTGGCACAGGGATAATCCATCAAGTAAATCTTGAATATCTTTCAAGTGTCGTAAGGGTTGAAGATGGTTTTGCTTTTCCAGATACGCTTGTCGGCACCGACTCCCATACGACTATGATAAACGGCATCGGTGTTCTCGGATGGGGTGTTGGTGGAATTGAAGCTGAGGCAGTAATGCTCGGACAACCATATTATATCACAGTCCCTGAAGTCATAGGTGTGAAGTTAACTGGGGAATTACCCGAGGGAGCAACCGCAACTGATCTTGTTTTGACCGTTACGAATGTTTTGCGAAAGAAAGGCGTCGTTGAAAAATTCGTTGAGTTCTTTGGACCTGGGGTGTCAAAATTGTCAGCCGCTGATAGAGCAACGATTGCGAATATGGCTCCTGAATATGGAGCAACTTGTGGGTTTTTCCCAATTGATGATGAAACACTGAAATATCTTAAGCTAACCGGCAGGGAAAATTTAGCAAAAATTGTTGAGGTTTATGCCAAGGAGCAATTCCTCTTCAGGTATGAGGATTCACCAATACCTGAATATACCGATGTGGTTGAAATTGATATGAGCCAGATAGAGCCGACGCTTGCAGGACCAAGCCGTCCGCAGGATAAAGTTTTGCTGAAGGATATAAAAGTTCATTTTGAAAAAGTATTGAAGGAGAATTACAAGGTTGATAGTGAGCCGAGAAAATCTGTTGAGATTTTTTATCGTGGTAATAAGGTTGAACTTACCCATGGATCAATTGCTATAGCAGCTATAACTTCCTGCACAAACACTTCTAATCCGACTATTTTGATAGGTGCCGGTTTACTTGCGAAAAAAGCGATTGAAAAGGGATTAACAGTTAAGCCCTATGTTAAAACAAGCTTAGCCCCCGGGTCACGGGTCGTTACTGAATACTTGCAAAAAGCTGGTCTTATGCCATACCTTGAATCGCTTGGTTTTCATCTTGTCGGTTATGGCTGCACAACTTGCATTGGCAACAGCGGACCACTACCAGAGCCAATTTCAAAGGCGATCTCTGAAAATAATCTTATCGTCTGCGCTGTTTTAAGTGGCAACAGAAATTTTGAAGCACGAATCCATCCACTTGTTAAGGCGAATTACCTTGCATCTCCAATCCTTGTGGTTGCTTACGCTATAGCTGGTAGAATTGACATTGATTTTAACACCGAGCCAATCGGATATGACCCGAATGGAAATCCTGTTTATTTGAAAGATATCTGGCCAAGTCAAGAAGAGATAAAGGAAACAATTGAAAAGGTCCTTGAGCCGAAATTATTCAAGAAGAAATATGCCGATATTTTTGATGGAACAGAATATTGGAAGGAAATAAATGTAAAAGATAGCGAGCTTTTTGAATGGGACATAAATTCAACTTATATACAAAACCCACCATTTTTTGAGAATCTGACGCTTGAACCTCAACCACCAAGCGATATAGTCAACGCTTACTGCCTCGCTGTATTTGGGGACTCAATCACGACCGACCATATTTCACCCGCTGGTTCAATTTCAGAGAATAGTCCCGCTGGCAAGTATCTGATTGAGCGTGGTGTCCCGAAATCTGAATTTAACACATTCGGCGCAAGAAGAGGAGCTCACGAGGTTATGATGCGCGGTACATTTGGAAATGTAAGAATTAAGAACCTTATGACCCCCGAAGTTGAAGGTGGGTGGACGATATACATCCCAACCGGCGAGAAAATGTTTATCTATGATGCAGCAATGAAATATAAGAAAGAAAACCGTCCTCTCATTGTGATTGCGGGGAAAGAATATGGAACAGGTAGCTCGCGCGATTGGGCAGCGAAAGGAACATATTTACTTGGCGTTAAAGCTGTCCTTGCTGAAAGCTTTGAAAGGATACACCGAAGCAATCTTGTAGGAATGGGTGTCCTACCACTTCAATTTAAAGAAGGGGAAAATAGAGAAACGCTTGGATTAACAGGCTTTGAAGAATACACGATAGAGGGCATAGCTGAAGGTTTATATCCACGTAAAATTTTGAAGGTTACAGCTAGATCCAAAGATGGACAATCAAAAACTTTTGAAGTCATTGCCCGTCTTGATACACCGGTTGAGGTTGAATACTATATCAATGGTGGAATAATGCAAACTGTCTTGAGAAAGTTGATCAAGGATTAG
- a CDS encoding M20/M25/M40 family metallo-hydrolase, with translation MRRFLILILPVLFLSCAVTKDGFKSGLELITAENIAQNISFLASDSLKGRNTPSPELDIAGNFIAERFKQYGLKPVNGSYFQRVEFVRIDLAEQNALILSKNGEQIVFKLGEDFIPFNFADGEIEAEVIFAGYGITAKEYGYDDYEGIDVKDKIVVVLRDEPQESDTTSVFNGKNPTRYSFPRYKAQNAFEHGAVGVIIIPDPLNHSILKPRGYVWPKLYKNLPRASLPIQLSYQLSKMPPSIEAGENFIKALFGDIQVLKDIQRSIDETLKPKSFKFENVKIKMKISFAKEKVYANNVVGLIEGEDEKLKDEVIIIGAHYDHVGYTTGTMGKDSIYNGADDNASGTVGMIEVAKAFALNKKKPKRSLLFIAFCGEEKGLLGSRYYVDNPLFPIEKTVAMINLDMIGRNSIDSLILIGWSYSEDMKRIAEEENQKIGFKFSYDGERDFPRSDQANFARKGIPVIFFHSGEHEDYHKVSDEVSKINFAKIEKVAKLCYLVAYRIANSDFKPKLNEDKLAN, from the coding sequence ATGAGAAGGTTTTTAATTTTAATTCTTCCTGTTTTGTTTCTGTCCTGTGCAGTCACAAAAGATGGGTTCAAAAGCGGGCTTGAATTAATCACTGCCGAAAACATCGCACAAAATATATCTTTTCTTGCATCCGACTCTTTAAAAGGGAGAAACACACCAAGCCCTGAACTTGATATCGCTGGAAATTTCATAGCCGAGAGGTTTAAGCAATATGGATTAAAACCGGTAAACGGAAGTTATTTCCAAAGGGTTGAGTTCGTAAGAATTGACCTTGCTGAGCAGAACGCTTTAATTTTGTCAAAAAATGGGGAACAGATAGTTTTTAAACTTGGTGAGGATTTCATCCCGTTTAACTTCGCAGATGGTGAAATTGAGGCAGAAGTCATATTCGCAGGTTACGGGATTACAGCGAAGGAATACGGCTATGACGATTACGAGGGAATAGATGTAAAAGATAAAATAGTTGTTGTGTTAAGGGATGAACCACAGGAAAGCGACACAACAAGTGTATTTAATGGGAAAAATCCCACAAGATATTCATTCCCGAGATATAAAGCTCAAAACGCTTTTGAACACGGTGCAGTTGGAGTTATAATCATCCCGGATCCGCTTAATCATTCAATTTTAAAGCCGAGGGGTTATGTTTGGCCCAAACTTTACAAAAATTTGCCCCGCGCTTCTTTGCCGATTCAACTGTCATATCAACTCAGCAAAATGCCACCTTCAATTGAAGCTGGGGAAAACTTCATAAAAGCACTATTCGGTGATATACAGGTCTTGAAAGATATACAGAGATCAATTGATGAAACGCTGAAACCAAAATCGTTTAAATTTGAAAATGTAAAAATTAAAATGAAGATAAGTTTCGCAAAGGAAAAGGTCTATGCAAATAATGTCGTTGGCTTAATTGAAGGCGAAGATGAGAAGTTAAAAGATGAGGTTATCATCATAGGGGCACACTATGACCATGTTGGTTATACTACGGGGACAATGGGAAAAGATAGCATTTACAACGGCGCTGATGACAACGCTTCTGGAACAGTTGGAATGATTGAGGTTGCTAAGGCATTTGCTTTGAATAAGAAGAAACCGAAAAGAAGCCTTCTTTTCATCGCTTTCTGCGGTGAAGAAAAGGGATTGCTTGGCTCAAGATATTATGTTGACAACCCGCTTTTCCCAATTGAAAAAACGGTTGCGATGATAAATCTTGATATGATTGGGAGGAATTCAATTGATAGCTTAATCTTGATCGGTTGGAGTTACAGCGAAGATATGAAAAGGATCGCAGAAGAAGAAAATCAAAAAATCGGATTTAAGTTTTCATATGATGGAGAAAGGGACTTTCCAAGAAGTGACCAAGCAAACTTCGCAAGAAAAGGCATCCCTGTCATCTTTTTCCACTCAGGTGAACATGAAGATTATCACAAGGTATCAGACGAAGTCAGCAAAATTAACTTCGCAAAAATTGAAAAGGTTGCGAAACTTTGTTATTTGGTCGCATATAGAATTGCAAATTCAGATTTCAAGCCGAAATTAAACGAAGACAAACTCGCAAATTAA
- a CDS encoding Dps family protein, with translation MKPNIGISEKNLEGVIKILSTLLADEYVLYTKARNYHWNVVGPQFNELHKFFQSIYEELNEHIDDIAERIRSLGGWSVATLSEFLQLTRLKEHPGEYPDARKMIENLLNDYEAVIRTLREDIVKVGDEYKDLGTADFLTELMEKHEKTAWMLRSFLS, from the coding sequence ATGAAGCCGAATATCGGAATAAGTGAAAAAAATCTTGAAGGAGTAATTAAAATTTTAAGCACCTTGCTCGCTGATGAATATGTCCTCTATACAAAAGCGAGAAATTATCACTGGAATGTCGTAGGTCCACAATTTAATGAACTTCACAAATTCTTTCAGTCAATTTATGAAGAGCTGAATGAACACATTGATGACATAGCTGAGAGAATACGGTCACTTGGTGGGTGGTCAGTTGCAACTTTGAGTGAATTTTTGCAATTGACGAGATTGAAAGAGCATCCTGGGGAATATCCCGACGCAAGGAAGATGATTGAGAACCTTTTGAATGATTATGAAGCAGTTATAAGAACTTTGAGAGAGGATATTGTTAAGGTGGGTGATGAATACAAAGACCTTGGTACTGCTGATTTTCTTACCGAGCTTATGGAAAAACATGAGAAGACGGCTTGGATGTTAAGGTCTTTTCTTTCGTGA
- a CDS encoding class I SAM-dependent rRNA methyltransferase yields the protein MEILLKKGKEKKIKNFYLWVFKDEIENLEQLKNKPAQIVDVKSSSGEFLGRAFLNPKSHIVARMLTLEDEKINSDFFKRRIKDAIERRKKLKIKSNAVRLIHAEADFLPGLIVDKFGGYLVLQTRIAGIENFKHEIVSILTDIVKTSGIYERSDMESRKEEGLEITSGELYGHVPRYVEIEENGLKFLVDLHYGQKTGFYLDQRDNRKKVQGLINKGDKVLDLFCYSGAFSIYCASAGAMVIGIDSDRSATDLARENAKLNNVSNRVKFLTADAFETIEEMANSGEKFDLVIIDPPAMTKTKKGAESVKWAFYKLALNALKMLDPGAKLVISSCAYHISLDLLQEAIRFSANDLGKRLRVIDITFQPEDHPWILQMPETLYLKTIYLEVLK from the coding sequence ATGGAAATTCTGCTAAAAAAAGGAAAAGAAAAGAAAATAAAAAATTTCTACCTCTGGGTCTTCAAAGACGAAATTGAAAACCTTGAACAATTAAAAAACAAACCAGCACAAATAGTTGATGTGAAAAGCTCCTCCGGAGAGTTCCTCGGCAGAGCTTTTCTCAACCCAAAATCGCACATAGTTGCACGAATGCTGACGCTTGAAGATGAGAAAATAAATTCCGATTTTTTCAAGCGAAGGATTAAGGATGCAATTGAAAGGAGAAAAAAACTTAAAATAAAGTCAAACGCCGTTCGCCTCATCCACGCTGAAGCTGATTTCTTACCCGGATTGATAGTTGATAAGTTTGGGGGTTATCTCGTACTTCAAACACGCATAGCTGGAATTGAGAATTTCAAACACGAAATAGTTTCAATTCTCACCGATATTGTGAAAACCTCAGGAATTTACGAAAGAAGCGATATGGAGTCAAGAAAAGAGGAGGGGCTTGAAATTACTTCTGGAGAACTTTATGGACATGTTCCAAGATATGTTGAAATTGAGGAAAATGGTTTGAAGTTTTTAGTTGATCTGCACTACGGTCAGAAGACAGGGTTTTATCTTGATCAGCGAGATAATAGGAAAAAAGTTCAAGGGTTGATAAATAAAGGTGATAAAGTTCTTGACCTTTTTTGTTATTCAGGGGCTTTCAGCATTTATTGCGCAAGCGCTGGAGCCATGGTTATAGGGATTGACTCCGATAGAAGTGCCACTGACCTTGCGAGGGAAAATGCAAAATTAAACAATGTCTCAAATAGAGTTAAATTCCTAACCGCTGATGCATTTGAAACAATTGAAGAGATGGCTAATTCAGGTGAAAAGTTTGACCTTGTGATAATTGACCCACCAGCGATGACGAAGACGAAAAAAGGAGCTGAAAGCGTTAAATGGGCTTTTTATAAACTCGCCCTCAATGCTTTGAAAATGCTTGACCCCGGGGCTAAACTTGTTATATCATCGTGTGCATATCATATCTCGCTTGACCTTCTTCAGGAAGCGATAAGATTTTCCGCAAATGACCTCGGAAAGAGATTAAGGGTTATTGATATAACTTTTCAACCCGAAGACCATCCCTGGATTTTGCAAATGCCAGAGACATTGTACTTGAAAACAATTTATCTTGAGGTTCTAAAATGA